A DNA window from Bradyrhizobium sp. CCBAU 53421 contains the following coding sequences:
- the glnA gene encoding type I glutamate--ammonia ligase, giving the protein MKTAKDVLKSIKDNDVKYVDLRFTDPRGKWQHVTFDVGMIEEDTFAEGQMFDGSSIAGWKAINESDMCLMPDPLTATIDPFFAETTMVIVCDVLEPTTGEPYNRDPRGIAKKAEAMVKSQGVGDTVFVGPEAEFFVFDDVRYSADPYNTGFRLDSSELPINSATEYEGGNLGHRIRTKAGYFPVPPQDSVQDMRSEMLGAMAKMGVKVEKHHHEVASAQHELGMKFDTLTLMADQMQVYKYCIHQVAHIYGKTATFMPKPVYGDNGSGMHVHQSIWKDGKPVFAGNKYADLSETCLHYIGGIIKHAKAINAFTNPSTNSYKRLVPGYEAPVLLAYSARNRSASCRIPYTANPKAKRVEVRFPDPMANPYLGFAAMLMAGLDGIKNKIDPGPAMDKDLYDLPKEELKQIPTVCGSLREALESLDKDRAFLKNGGVFDDDFIDAYIELKMTEVARFEMTPHPVEFEMYYSL; this is encoded by the coding sequence ATGAAGACCGCCAAAGACGTCCTGAAATCGATCAAGGACAACGACGTCAAATACGTCGACCTGCGCTTCACCGATCCGCGCGGCAAATGGCAGCACGTGACCTTCGACGTCGGCATGATCGAAGAGGACACCTTTGCCGAAGGCCAGATGTTCGACGGCTCCTCAATCGCCGGCTGGAAGGCGATCAATGAGTCCGACATGTGCCTGATGCCCGACCCGCTCACCGCGACGATCGATCCGTTCTTCGCCGAGACCACCATGGTCATCGTTTGCGACGTGCTCGAGCCGACCACCGGCGAGCCCTACAACCGCGACCCCCGTGGCATCGCCAAGAAGGCCGAGGCCATGGTCAAATCGCAGGGCGTCGGCGACACCGTGTTCGTCGGCCCCGAGGCCGAGTTCTTCGTGTTCGACGACGTGCGCTATTCGGCGGACCCCTACAACACCGGCTTCCGCCTCGACTCCTCCGAGCTGCCGATCAACTCCGCCACCGAATATGAGGGCGGCAATCTCGGCCACCGTATCCGCACCAAGGCCGGCTACTTCCCGGTGCCGCCGCAGGACTCGGTGCAGGACATGCGCTCCGAGATGCTCGGCGCGATGGCCAAGATGGGCGTCAAGGTCGAGAAGCACCACCACGAAGTCGCCTCTGCCCAGCACGAGCTCGGCATGAAGTTCGACACGCTGACGCTGATGGCCGACCAGATGCAGGTCTACAAATACTGCATCCATCAGGTCGCCCACATCTACGGCAAGACCGCCACCTTCATGCCGAAGCCGGTCTATGGCGACAACGGCTCGGGCATGCACGTGCACCAGTCGATCTGGAAGGACGGCAAGCCGGTGTTCGCCGGCAACAAGTATGCCGACCTGTCGGAGACCTGCCTGCACTACATCGGCGGCATCATCAAGCACGCCAAGGCGATCAACGCCTTCACCAACCCGTCGACCAACTCCTACAAGCGTCTGGTCCCGGGCTATGAGGCTCCGGTGCTGCTCGCCTACTCCGCGCGCAACCGCTCGGCCTCCTGCCGTATCCCGTATACGGCGAACCCGAAGGCCAAGCGCGTCGAGGTGCGCTTCCCCGATCCGATGGCCAATCCCTATCTCGGCTTCGCCGCGATGCTGATGGCCGGCCTCGACGGCATCAAGAACAAGATCGATCCGGGGCCGGCGATGGACAAGGACCTCTACGACCTGCCGAAGGAAGAGCTGAAGCAGATCCCGACCGTGTGCGGCTCGCTGCGCGAGGCGCTCGAGAGCCTCGACAAGGACCGCGCGTTCCTCAAGAACGGCGGCGTGTTCGACGACGACTTCATCGACGCCTATATCGAGCTGAAGATGACCGAGGTCGCCCGTTTCGAAATGACCCCGCACCCGGTCGAGTTCGAGATGTACTATTCGCTGTAA
- a CDS encoding NAD(P)H-hydrate dehydratase → MDVLTTTEMERADRLTIAAGTPGFALMMSAGQAVAEAAMELVEEGPIVVVAGRGNNGGDGFVAAAELAARGREVSVILLCERDSLQGDAALAAKGWKYPVLPFNPQALGKPALIIDALFGAGLNRPVKGDPLEMIAAINANGTPVLAVDLPSGINGTSGAVMGAAVQAIETVTFFRKKPAHLLLPGRMYCGRVRVADIGIAAQVLDEIKPLTAENVPQAWRWSFPVPRIDGHKYARGHAVVVSGDLASTGAARLAARAALRAGAGLVTLASPRDALAVNAAALTAVMVRAVDNPIQFAELLDDKRLNACVIGPGAGVSARTRDFVHTALSAQRHLVLDADALTSFAGSPDRLFEAIKSSDGQQVVLTPHEGEFPRLFSDISNKHPGRSKLERVRAAAERSGAVVLLKGADTVIASPDGRATIAANAPPWLATAGAGDVLSGIIAGFLAQGVAAFEAASIGVWMHGEGASEAGPGLIAEDLTEVLPAVFRRLYDEFGIEY, encoded by the coding sequence ATGGACGTTCTGACCACCACCGAGATGGAGCGCGCCGACCGGCTGACCATCGCAGCCGGGACGCCGGGCTTTGCGCTGATGATGAGCGCCGGCCAGGCCGTCGCTGAAGCCGCGATGGAGCTGGTCGAGGAGGGGCCGATCGTCGTGGTCGCCGGCCGCGGCAACAATGGCGGCGACGGCTTTGTCGCCGCCGCCGAACTCGCCGCGCGCGGTCGCGAGGTATCGGTGATCCTGCTCTGCGAGCGCGACAGCCTGCAGGGCGACGCCGCGCTGGCGGCGAAGGGCTGGAAATATCCGGTGCTGCCGTTCAACCCGCAGGCGCTCGGCAAGCCGGCGCTGATCATCGACGCGCTGTTCGGTGCCGGGCTCAATCGCCCGGTGAAGGGCGACCCGCTTGAGATGATCGCGGCCATCAACGCCAACGGTACGCCGGTGCTGGCGGTCGACCTGCCGAGCGGCATCAACGGCACATCAGGCGCGGTGATGGGCGCGGCCGTGCAGGCGATCGAGACCGTCACCTTCTTCCGCAAGAAGCCGGCGCATCTGCTGCTGCCGGGGCGGATGTATTGCGGCCGGGTGCGCGTCGCCGATATCGGCATCGCGGCGCAGGTGCTCGACGAGATCAAGCCGCTGACCGCGGAGAATGTGCCGCAGGCCTGGCGCTGGTCGTTTCCGGTGCCGCGGATCGACGGCCACAAATACGCAAGGGGCCACGCCGTCGTGGTTTCGGGCGATCTCGCCTCGACCGGGGCGGCGCGGCTTGCCGCGCGCGCGGCGCTGCGCGCTGGCGCCGGCCTCGTGACGCTGGCCTCGCCGCGCGATGCGCTCGCCGTCAACGCGGCGGCGTTGACCGCGGTGATGGTGCGCGCGGTCGACAACCCGATCCAGTTCGCCGAACTGCTCGACGACAAGCGTCTCAATGCCTGTGTGATTGGTCCCGGTGCCGGCGTCAGCGCGCGCACCCGCGACTTCGTTCACACCGCACTGTCGGCGCAGCGGCATCTGGTGCTCGACGCCGACGCGCTGACCAGCTTTGCAGGTTCGCCGGACCGGCTATTCGAAGCAATCAAGTCCTCCGACGGCCAGCAGGTGGTGCTGACTCCGCATGAGGGCGAGTTCCCGCGGCTGTTCAGCGATATCTCCAATAAGCATCCCGGCCGCTCCAAGCTCGAGCGCGTCCGCGCGGCGGCCGAGCGTTCCGGCGCGGTGGTGCTGTTGAAGGGCGCCGATACGGTGATCGCTTCTCCGGACGGCCGCGCCACCATCGCTGCCAACGCGCCGCCGTGGCTCGCGACCGCCGGTGCTGGCGACGTGCTGTCAGGCATCATCGCGGGCTTCCTGGCGCAGGGCGTCGCGGCATTTGAGGCTGCCAGTATCGGCGTGTGGATGCACGGCGAGGGCGCCAGCGAGGCGGGACCCGGCCTGATTGCCGAGGATCTCACGGAAGTGCTGCCGGCCGTGTTCCGCCGGCTCTATGACGAGTTCGGGATTGAATATTAA
- a CDS encoding oxidoreductase — protein sequence MPKTFLITGVSSGFGRALAEAALSDGHTVAGTVRNENDKQKFEALGNGAHGVILDVTNTEAIAPAVADVERRIGAVDILVNNAGYGHEGILEESSIDDLRRQFEVNVFGAVAMIQAVLPFMRKRRAGHILNITSMGGIITMPGLGCYHGSKFALEGISETLGKEVKDLGIKVTAVEPGSFRTDWAGRSMVRAERSIADYDALIDPIRKRRMEMSGRQVGDPQKAAQTMLKLALSADPPAHLLLGSDAVRLVEEKMKLLQAEFDAWKSVSLSTDVA from the coding sequence ATGCCAAAGACTTTCCTGATCACGGGCGTTTCGTCGGGCTTCGGCCGCGCGCTGGCCGAGGCGGCATTGAGCGACGGCCATACCGTCGCCGGCACCGTGCGCAATGAGAACGACAAGCAGAAATTCGAAGCGCTCGGCAACGGTGCGCACGGCGTGATCCTCGACGTCACCAACACCGAAGCCATCGCGCCAGCCGTCGCCGACGTCGAGCGCAGGATCGGCGCAGTCGACATTCTCGTGAACAATGCCGGCTACGGCCACGAGGGCATTCTGGAGGAATCATCGATCGACGATCTGCGGCGCCAGTTCGAGGTCAACGTCTTCGGCGCGGTGGCGATGATCCAGGCGGTGCTGCCCTTCATGCGCAAGCGGCGCGCCGGGCACATCCTCAACATCACGTCGATGGGCGGGATCATCACGATGCCCGGTCTCGGCTGCTACCACGGCAGCAAGTTCGCGCTGGAAGGGATATCCGAAACCCTTGGCAAGGAAGTCAAGGACCTCGGCATCAAGGTCACTGCGGTCGAGCCGGGCAGTTTCCGCACCGATTGGGCCGGACGATCGATGGTCCGGGCGGAACGGTCGATCGCGGACTATGACGCTCTCATCGACCCGATCCGCAAACGCCGCATGGAAATGAGTGGCCGCCAGGTTGGCGATCCCCAAAAGGCTGCACAGACCATGCTGAAGCTCGCACTGTCGGCCGATCCACCGGCGCATCTGCTGCTCGGCAGCGATGCCGTGCGGCTGGTCGAGGAAAAGATGAAACTGCTGCAGGCCGAGTTCGATGCGTGGAAGAGCGTCTCGCTTTCCACCGACGTTGCCTGA
- a CDS encoding tautomerase family protein, whose protein sequence is MPYVTISTVRGIFDVAQKQELLQRVTDLMVEVEGQGNPDFRRNVWVKIEEGEPASWSLGGMIPTPDMIAGNFGALDASGRRVAKAKA, encoded by the coding sequence ATGCCTTACGTCACCATTTCCACCGTCCGGGGCATCTTCGATGTCGCGCAGAAACAGGAGCTGCTGCAGCGGGTCACCGATCTCATGGTCGAGGTCGAGGGGCAGGGAAACCCCGACTTCCGCCGCAACGTCTGGGTCAAGATCGAGGAGGGCGAGCCGGCGAGCTGGTCGCTCGGCGGCATGATCCCGACGCCGGACATGATCGCGGGCAATTTCGGAGCGCTGGATGCCAGCGGAAGGCGGGTCGCGAAGGCGAAGGCGTAA
- a CDS encoding GNAT family N-acetyltransferase, whose amino-acid sequence MTEAIVRAAAEHELPELLELYRHLHPHDPELETAAAERVWSTLLASSFMTVIVAQAAARLVSSCTLAIVPNLSRGGRSYGVIENVVTHADYRRLGLGRRVLTHALDIAWQADCYKVSLAAGSKRESTLRFYEEAGFQRGGKTYFEVRRP is encoded by the coding sequence ATGACCGAAGCCATCGTCCGAGCTGCGGCAGAACATGAACTGCCCGAGCTGTTGGAGCTCTACCGACACCTTCATCCGCATGATCCCGAGCTGGAGACGGCCGCCGCTGAGCGCGTCTGGTCGACATTGCTTGCATCCAGCTTCATGACTGTGATCGTGGCGCAAGCAGCAGCGCGCCTTGTCTCCTCGTGCACGCTTGCGATCGTGCCCAACCTGTCGCGAGGCGGCAGATCATATGGCGTGATCGAGAATGTGGTCACTCACGCTGACTACCGCCGGCTGGGACTCGGCCGGCGGGTTCTCACTCACGCGCTCGACATTGCCTGGCAGGCCGACTGCTACAAGGTCTCGCTGGCGGCGGGTTCGAAGCGGGAGAGCACGCTGCGCTTCTACGAGGAAGCGGGATTTCAGCGTGGCGGCAAGACCTACTTCGAAGTACGCCGGCCATAG
- a CDS encoding GNAT family N-acetyltransferase yields the protein MTSSGLNIKPLTLSDMDAAARVHRAAFDDALPWLAGLHTPDEDRWFYRERMFAACTLWGAFDGEAMSGLIAFHDDWIEQLYVLPAAQGRGIGGALLEIARQDADRLQLWTFQRNAQARRFYETRSFVLVEETDGSRNEEREPDLRYRWTRRPAG from the coding sequence ATGACGAGTTCGGGATTGAATATTAAGCCGCTCACGCTTTCCGACATGGACGCCGCCGCGCGCGTGCATCGTGCGGCGTTCGACGATGCGCTGCCCTGGCTCGCCGGCCTGCATACGCCTGACGAAGACCGCTGGTTCTACCGCGAGCGGATGTTTGCGGCCTGCACGCTGTGGGGCGCGTTCGACGGCGAGGCGATGAGCGGCTTGATCGCATTCCATGACGACTGGATCGAGCAGCTCTACGTGCTGCCGGCCGCGCAGGGCCGCGGCATCGGCGGTGCGCTGCTCGAGATCGCAAGGCAAGACGCAGACCGGCTGCAACTCTGGACCTTCCAGCGCAACGCGCAAGCGCGCCGCTTCTACGAAACGCGGAGCTTCGTGCTGGTCGAGGAGACCGACGGCAGTCGCAACGAGGAGAGGGAGCCCGACCTCCGTTATCGCTGGACCCGACGGCCCGCCGGCTGA
- a CDS encoding P-II family nitrogen regulator yields MKKIEAIIKPFKLDEVKEALQEVGLQGITVTEAKGFGRQKGHAELYRGAEYIVDFLPKVKIEIVIGDDLVEKAIDAIRRAAQTGRIGDGKIFVSNIEEAIRIRTGESGLDAI; encoded by the coding sequence GTGAAGAAGATTGAAGCCATCATCAAGCCCTTCAAGCTCGACGAGGTGAAGGAAGCGCTCCAGGAAGTCGGACTGCAAGGCATCACCGTGACCGAGGCCAAGGGATTTGGCCGCCAGAAGGGCCACGCCGAACTGTATCGCGGTGCGGAATACATCGTCGACTTCCTGCCCAAGGTGAAGATCGAGATCGTGATCGGCGACGACCTGGTCGAGAAGGCGATCGATGCAATCCGCCGCGCGGCCCAGACCGGACGGATCGGCGACGGCAAGATCTTCGTCTCCAACATCGAGGAAGCCATCCGCATCCGGACCGGCGAATCCGGGCTGGACGCTATTTAA
- a CDS encoding GlxA family transcriptional regulator: MKLAILALEGCMQSAVAGIADILTLGNHVMQLRGGKARFSWQTLSLDGKAVRAGGGKLLAVDGAVSKRTAFDAIIVPGSLVDHLTAERLQPQYDRAGAWLRQQYAGGRLIGAFCSGVLLLANAGLLDGRRATITWWLQSELRRRHPRIDLASDAVLTQADRLVCAAGPMSWVDLLLRLIELVEGPEVAKVCADYAVIDTAQRTQAIFMPLGYMLGQDPLLMKADMLVRRTGKAPITVRGLAQALGLSERTLNRRFRELTHEPPQAFIMRRRVEHARTLLETTAQPIKTIARATGYEDESSFRKAFRKLTLLSPQAYRAQRAMRVA, encoded by the coding sequence ATGAAGCTTGCGATCCTCGCGCTGGAAGGCTGCATGCAATCGGCAGTCGCCGGCATCGCCGACATCCTCACGCTCGGCAACCATGTGATGCAGCTGCGCGGCGGCAAGGCGCGCTTCAGCTGGCAAACGCTCTCGCTCGACGGCAAGGCGGTGCGCGCCGGCGGCGGCAAGCTGCTCGCGGTCGACGGCGCCGTCAGCAAGCGGACAGCCTTTGACGCGATCATCGTGCCGGGCAGCCTGGTTGACCATCTGACCGCCGAACGCCTGCAACCGCAATATGACCGCGCCGGCGCCTGGCTGCGCCAGCAATATGCCGGTGGACGCCTGATTGGCGCCTTCTGCAGCGGTGTGCTGCTGCTCGCCAATGCCGGCCTGCTCGACGGCCGCCGCGCCACCATTACCTGGTGGCTGCAGAGCGAGCTCCGCCGCCGCCATCCCAGGATCGACCTCGCGAGCGATGCCGTCCTCACGCAGGCCGACCGCTTGGTCTGCGCTGCCGGCCCGATGTCCTGGGTCGATCTGCTGCTGCGGCTGATCGAGCTCGTCGAAGGCCCTGAGGTCGCAAAGGTCTGTGCCGACTATGCGGTGATCGACACCGCGCAGCGCACACAGGCGATCTTCATGCCGCTCGGCTACATGCTCGGACAAGACCCGCTGCTGATGAAGGCGGACATGCTGGTGCGCCGCACCGGCAAGGCGCCGATCACGGTGCGCGGCCTTGCGCAGGCGCTGGGCCTCAGCGAGCGCACGCTGAACCGCCGCTTCCGTGAATTGACCCACGAGCCGCCGCAGGCCTTCATCATGCGGCGCCGCGTCGAGCACGCCCGCACGCTGCTGGAGACGACGGCGCAACCGATCAAGACGATCGCCCGCGCCACCGGCTATGAGGATGAGAGCAGCTTCCGCAAGGCCTTTCGCAAGCTGACGCTGCTGTCGCCCCAGGCCTACCGTGCACAGCGCGCGATGCGCGTGGCGTAG
- a CDS encoding Crp/Fnr family transcriptional regulator produces the protein MVVLEDGRVSLLQSQPSGEQFTFGVFVGGTILGLAALVLDRPRILTAEAIDQVVVSVMPRRDFIACTRNVPGFLDNITRLLALLSVESIERTGPQALDDAWVRLGSILTSLAGNDSRKSCPTIAGLTQEDLASMVGVSRSWIGAALAEFERMSLISKRRSRITIEQPTRLAGFIASARRRRPDGIDCANPRHFRDKDRE, from the coding sequence ATGGTCGTCCTCGAGGACGGCCGCGTCAGTCTGTTGCAATCCCAGCCCAGCGGCGAGCAATTTACCTTCGGTGTATTCGTTGGAGGCACGATCCTCGGCCTCGCCGCGCTGGTGCTCGACCGGCCGCGGATACTCACCGCGGAGGCCATCGACCAGGTCGTGGTCTCGGTGATGCCGCGCCGGGACTTCATCGCCTGCACGCGCAACGTGCCCGGTTTTCTCGACAACATCACGCGGCTGTTGGCGCTGCTCTCGGTCGAGAGCATCGAGCGCACCGGTCCGCAGGCTTTGGATGACGCCTGGGTACGTCTCGGCAGCATCCTGACCTCGCTCGCCGGCAACGACAGCCGCAAGTCATGCCCGACGATTGCGGGGCTTACCCAGGAAGATCTGGCCAGCATGGTCGGAGTCAGCCGCTCCTGGATCGGTGCCGCCCTCGCCGAGTTCGAGCGGATGTCGCTGATCTCCAAGCGGCGCAGCAGGATCACGATCGAACAGCCTACGCGTCTGGCCGGTTTCATAGCATCGGCGCGCCGGCGCCGTCCGGACGGTATCGACTGCGCCAATCCACGCCATTTCAGAGATAAGGACCGGGAATGA
- a CDS encoding DUF1330 domain-containing protein, translating to MTVYVIALVKFTQEEYYRRYQSRFAGVFKAFNGRLLAADERPKVLDGEWTRDKVVIMEFPDEAEATRFLDSPAYQDISRDRIAGATVLSLLVKGLPSPP from the coding sequence ATGACCGTCTATGTGATCGCACTGGTGAAGTTCACGCAGGAGGAATACTACCGCCGCTACCAGTCCCGGTTTGCCGGTGTCTTCAAGGCGTTCAACGGCCGCCTGCTGGCGGCCGATGAGAGGCCAAAGGTCCTCGACGGCGAGTGGACGCGCGACAAGGTCGTGATCATGGAATTTCCTGACGAGGCGGAGGCGACCCGCTTTCTCGACTCGCCGGCCTATCAAGACATATCCAGGGATCGGATCGCCGGTGCGACCGTGCTGTCACTGCTGGTGAAGGGGCTGCCGTCGCCGCCGTGA